From Lentisphaera araneosa HTCC2155, the proteins below share one genomic window:
- a CDS encoding FadR/GntR family transcriptional regulator, with protein sequence MYYRLTLKLKDHMFKTVSGKEKLSVQVAKELEKSILDKRFLPDQPIPSEARLCESFGVSRTVVREAIQQLKSQGIIHSIPGSGNYISRNDTSNLQRSLSLLASLNLDTPLCSEIIKLRELLEVDCIKTVCQSRNEELVKTLESHVEKMRNNFDSLKDFGRLDHAFHLSIIKASGNNLFYTLLESLYDAFVEISIKVYDSKDMLETLCNEHSAITEAIKNQDTELASELLLKHIHLSKVNLS encoded by the coding sequence ATGTATTACAGGTTAACTCTCAAGCTCAAGGATCACATGTTTAAAACCGTCAGTGGAAAAGAAAAGCTCAGCGTACAAGTTGCGAAAGAGCTTGAAAAAAGCATTTTAGATAAGCGCTTTTTACCTGATCAGCCTATTCCTTCTGAAGCGCGTTTATGTGAATCTTTTGGCGTAAGCCGTACCGTTGTGCGCGAAGCCATTCAGCAACTCAAATCTCAGGGCATCATTCATTCGATCCCAGGAAGCGGCAACTACATCTCCAGAAATGACACCTCAAATCTGCAGCGCTCTCTTTCCTTACTAGCTAGCTTAAACTTAGACACCCCACTCTGTTCAGAAATTATTAAACTACGTGAATTGCTCGAAGTCGATTGCATCAAAACCGTCTGTCAGTCGCGCAACGAAGAACTGGTAAAAACCCTCGAATCTCATGTAGAGAAAATGCGCAATAACTTTGATTCTCTCAAAGATTTCGGTCGCTTGGATCACGCTTTCCATCTCAGCATTATTAAAGCATCTGGAAACAACTTATTCTACACTCTTCTCGAATCACTCTACGATGCCTTTGTCGAAATCAGCATCAAAGTCTACGATTCAAAAGACATGCTCGAGACACTTTGTAATGAGCACTCAGCAATTACCGAAGCCATTAAAAATCAAGATACTGAATTGGCTTCAGAACTTCTTCTTAAACACATTCATCTCTCAAAAGTAAACCTATCATAA
- a CDS encoding SDR family NAD(P)-dependent oxidoreductase yields MGKLDNKLAVVTGGGSGIGRAITEKFAAEGALVALLDFNEEQGTETVDAIKAEGGKAQFYKCDVSDSAGIASTFDSIKSEHGNVDVLVNNAGIAAVGNLETCTEEELDRIYNVNVKGVFNCLKSGIPQMLENGGGSIINLASIASSIGIPDRFAYSMSKGAAYTMTLSVATDYVDQGIRCNSISPARVHTPFVDGFIAKNYPGQEEEVFKKLSATQPIGRMGQPEEIANMALFLASDDAAFITATDFPVDGGFIKIKK; encoded by the coding sequence ATGGGTAAATTAGACAATAAACTCGCAGTCGTCACTGGTGGCGGATCTGGTATTGGCCGTGCTATCACAGAAAAGTTTGCAGCAGAAGGCGCACTCGTCGCTCTCCTCGATTTCAATGAAGAGCAAGGCACTGAAACTGTTGACGCTATCAAAGCTGAAGGCGGTAAAGCACAATTTTACAAATGTGATGTTTCTGATTCTGCGGGAATCGCAAGTACTTTTGATTCAATCAAAAGTGAACATGGCAATGTGGACGTCCTCGTCAACAACGCTGGTATTGCGGCTGTGGGCAACTTGGAAACTTGTACTGAAGAAGAACTCGACCGCATCTATAATGTAAATGTTAAGGGTGTCTTTAACTGCTTAAAATCTGGTATTCCACAAATGCTAGAAAATGGTGGTGGTTCAATTATCAACCTCGCTTCCATTGCTTCTAGCATCGGTATTCCTGATCGTTTCGCTTACAGCATGAGTAAAGGTGCGGCTTACACAATGACTCTTTCCGTTGCTACTGATTATGTTGACCAAGGCATTCGTTGTAACTCCATTTCACCAGCTCGCGTTCACACACCATTTGTCGATGGCTTCATCGCTAAAAACTACCCTGGACAAGAAGAAGAAGTTTTCAAAAAGCTTTCTGCCACACAGCCTATCGGCCGCATGGGTCAGCCCGAAGAAATCGCTAATATGGCACTCTTCTTAGCATCTGACGACGCAGCATTTATCACCGCTACTGACTTCCCAGTTGACGGCGGCTTCATCAAAATCAAAAAATAA
- a CDS encoding fumarylacetoacetate hydrolase family protein: MKLIRFGAFGAEKPGLQLEDGSRIDVSSIVEDYTPEFFAEGGLEKLAAADLSSCPAVAADVRLGAILKRPGKMVCIGLNFKDHAEEGGMAVPAEPVVFYKATSAIVGPNDDIVIPKGSEKTDWEVELAVVIGKRASYVSEADALDYVAGYALHNDYSERAYQLEKSGQWMLGKGCDTFAPLGPFMATADEIANPNSLKMWLKVNGVQKQNGTTENFIFNTQHVISYLSQYMTLEPGDIISTGTPAGVGLGFNPAQYIQPGDVIELGIEGLGESAQTAKAYQG; this comes from the coding sequence ATGAAACTTATTCGCTTTGGCGCTTTTGGCGCAGAAAAACCAGGTCTCCAATTAGAAGACGGTTCACGTATCGACGTTAGCTCAATCGTAGAAGACTACACTCCAGAATTTTTCGCCGAAGGTGGCCTTGAAAAACTCGCAGCAGCTGACCTTTCAAGCTGCCCAGCAGTCGCTGCAGATGTTCGTCTCGGTGCAATCCTTAAACGTCCTGGTAAAATGGTTTGTATTGGCCTCAACTTTAAAGATCACGCTGAAGAAGGTGGCATGGCGGTTCCTGCTGAGCCTGTAGTTTTCTATAAAGCGACTAGCGCAATTGTTGGACCTAACGATGATATCGTTATTCCTAAGGGTTCTGAAAAGACGGATTGGGAAGTTGAACTTGCCGTAGTTATCGGTAAAAGAGCTTCTTATGTTTCAGAAGCCGATGCACTCGATTACGTAGCGGGTTACGCTCTTCATAATGATTACTCTGAGCGCGCTTATCAGCTCGAAAAGTCTGGTCAGTGGATGCTTGGTAAAGGCTGTGATACTTTCGCACCTCTTGGACCTTTCATGGCAACTGCTGATGAAATCGCTAATCCTAACAGCCTCAAAATGTGGCTTAAAGTTAATGGCGTTCAGAAGCAAAACGGCACAACTGAAAACTTCATCTTCAATACTCAGCACGTCATCTCTTACCTCAGTCAATACATGACACTTGAGCCTGGTGACATTATCTCTACTGGTACTCCTGCTGGTGTTGGTCTTGGCTTCAATCCTGCTCAATACATCCAACCTGGCGATGTAATCGAACTCGGTATCGAAGGTCTTGGCGAATCAGCTCAGACGGCTAAAGCTTACCAAGGCTAA
- a CDS encoding SDR family oxidoreductase: MDLNLKDKVIIVTGGARGIGGGISESLAAEGAKLVIPSRPSPATEEAIAKLQEKTEVLYLPGDLTTPGICEDIINKTVEKFGAIDVLINNAGINDGCNITDSLEKFQQSLSNNLIHVFELVHYALPHLEKSQGNVINIGSKVAETGQGNATGYAAAKGALNALTREWALEFRMKNIRVNSIIPAECMTPLYENWLSTLPDPKAEEDRISGMIPLGERMTTINELADLTAFIASNRSSHTTGQILYADGGYTHLDRKCTVK, translated from the coding sequence ATGGATCTCAATTTAAAAGATAAAGTTATCATCGTCACTGGCGGAGCTCGCGGTATTGGTGGCGGCATTTCAGAATCACTCGCTGCCGAAGGCGCAAAACTCGTTATTCCAAGTCGCCCTTCTCCTGCTACAGAAGAAGCCATTGCTAAACTTCAAGAAAAAACCGAAGTTCTCTACCTCCCAGGTGATCTAACCACTCCAGGTATTTGCGAAGATATCATCAATAAAACCGTTGAAAAATTTGGCGCGATTGACGTCTTGATCAATAACGCGGGTATCAATGATGGCTGTAACATCACTGACTCACTCGAAAAATTTCAGCAGTCATTAAGCAACAACCTTATTCACGTTTTTGAATTAGTTCACTACGCACTTCCCCACCTCGAGAAATCTCAGGGTAACGTTATCAATATTGGTTCAAAAGTTGCTGAAACGGGTCAAGGTAATGCTACGGGTTACGCAGCTGCAAAAGGCGCCCTCAATGCTTTAACACGTGAATGGGCTCTCGAGTTCCGCATGAAGAATATTCGCGTTAACTCAATCATTCCTGCTGAATGTATGACTCCCCTCTACGAAAATTGGTTGAGCACACTTCCCGATCCAAAAGCCGAAGAAGATCGCATTTCTGGTATGATCCCTCTTGGCGAACGAATGACTACCATTAATGAACTTGCAGATTTAACTGCTTTCATTGCATCGAATCGTTCATCACACACAACAGGACAAATCCTTTACGCTGATGGTGGTTACACTCATCTCGACCGTAAATGTACTGTTAAGTGA
- a CDS encoding alpha-hydroxy acid oxidase, which produces MDSRYPSIEWLAERAKKRMPGFAYDYLTGGCFSEVNLARNTSEIRDVQLQPHYLRDFKGASQETTLFGKTYDAPFGIAPVGLQGLMWPKSCEILAKAAKQHNIPFCLSTVGTASIETIAEITEGDFWFQLYHPAEDELRDKLLERAWAAGCKTLVILADTPTFAYRPKEIRNGLSIPPRMTARNIMQMMGRPRWVWEQLLAGKPEFQTMKPYIPKGLNMKHLGLFMNKTFSGRLTEAKIKPLRDKWKGNLVIKGIVNEEDANKAIALGVDGMIVSNHGGRQLDSGESTIKPLNKLAKALKGKTTLLMDGGIRSGVDIASTVASGADFTFLGRAPMFGACAMGAKGGDQALQILKRQLQQVMEQVGCERVEDLPSHLIEQ; this is translated from the coding sequence ATGGACTCACGTTACCCCTCAATCGAATGGTTAGCTGAAAGAGCTAAAAAACGCATGCCGGGTTTTGCTTATGACTACCTTACTGGCGGCTGTTTTTCTGAAGTTAACTTAGCACGTAATACTAGCGAAATTCGCGATGTTCAATTACAACCTCATTACCTCAGAGACTTTAAAGGTGCCTCACAAGAAACAACTCTCTTTGGCAAAACTTATGATGCTCCCTTTGGTATTGCTCCCGTTGGATTGCAGGGTTTAATGTGGCCTAAGTCATGTGAAATTCTTGCGAAAGCCGCAAAGCAACACAATATCCCCTTCTGCCTCAGTACAGTAGGTACGGCAAGCATCGAAACGATTGCCGAAATCACTGAAGGTGACTTCTGGTTCCAACTTTACCACCCCGCTGAAGACGAGCTCAGAGATAAGCTTCTCGAGCGCGCTTGGGCAGCTGGTTGTAAAACTTTAGTTATCCTCGCCGACACGCCAACTTTTGCCTACCGTCCAAAAGAAATCCGTAATGGACTTTCTATCCCGCCCCGTATGACCGCTCGTAACATCATGCAAATGATGGGGCGTCCACGTTGGGTTTGGGAGCAATTGCTCGCTGGTAAGCCTGAGTTCCAAACGATGAAGCCTTATATCCCAAAAGGTCTCAACATGAAGCACCTCGGTCTCTTCATGAACAAGACTTTCTCAGGTCGTTTGACTGAAGCTAAAATCAAACCTCTCCGTGACAAATGGAAAGGTAACTTAGTGATCAAAGGTATTGTCAACGAAGAAGATGCGAATAAAGCTATTGCACTTGGCGTTGATGGCATGATTGTTTCCAACCATGGTGGTCGTCAGCTCGACTCAGGTGAATCTACCATTAAGCCTCTCAATAAATTGGCCAAAGCTCTTAAGGGTAAAACGACTTTACTCATGGATGGGGGTATTCGTTCGGGTGTGGATATTGCTTCCACAGTGGCCTCTGGTGCCGACTTCACTTTCCTAGGTCGTGCTCCCATGTTCGGTGCTTGTGCGATGGGTGCAAAAGGTGGTGATCAAGCGCTTCAAATCCTAAAGCGTCAACTCCAACAAGTTATGGAACAAGTTGGCTGTGAACGTGTGGAAGATTTACCCTCTCACCTTATTGAGCAGTAA
- the ald gene encoding alanine dehydrogenase gives MKIAIPKEIKKNEYRVGLGPEGAAALIDAGHEVMVETKAGSGAGYNDIFYDQAGCIICDDRKVLHDWAEMIIKVKEPQKEEVALYHENQIIFTYLHLAADDDLIHGLLDKRVEALAYETLQLDDGSLPCLKPMSQIAGRLAIQEGAKYLEKPSGGRGVLLSGVPGVQAGRVLIIGAGMVGRSALKIAVGMGANVTIMDINEGPLSLIDEKYEGRVQTLFASQENVIKELPLADMVVGAVLIPGGKAPTIVTRDMLKLMKKGSLIIDVAVDQGGCVETSRPTTHEEPTYVVDGVLHYCVSNMPGAVALTSSQALSAQTLPYIKMIADLGLEKALESNSALRRAVNLSKGQIIHPALKL, from the coding sequence ATGAAGATTGCTATTCCCAAAGAAATTAAAAAAAACGAATATCGTGTTGGACTTGGACCCGAAGGTGCTGCCGCATTAATTGATGCAGGTCATGAAGTTATGGTGGAGACTAAGGCGGGGAGCGGAGCAGGCTATAACGACATATTTTACGATCAAGCAGGCTGTATCATTTGCGATGATCGCAAAGTTTTGCACGATTGGGCCGAGATGATTATTAAGGTCAAAGAACCACAAAAAGAAGAGGTTGCGCTCTATCATGAAAATCAGATTATATTTACTTACTTACATTTAGCGGCAGATGATGATTTGATTCACGGATTGCTCGATAAACGAGTTGAAGCTCTGGCTTACGAAACCTTGCAGTTGGATGATGGTTCTTTGCCTTGCTTAAAACCCATGTCACAGATTGCAGGTCGTTTAGCTATTCAAGAGGGCGCTAAATATTTAGAAAAACCTAGTGGTGGACGTGGAGTCCTTTTAAGTGGAGTGCCAGGTGTTCAGGCAGGTCGAGTCTTAATTATTGGAGCAGGGATGGTGGGACGTAGTGCGCTAAAGATTGCCGTTGGCATGGGCGCCAATGTAACTATCATGGACATTAATGAAGGCCCCTTGAGTCTCATTGATGAAAAATACGAAGGGCGAGTGCAAACTTTATTTGCTTCTCAAGAAAATGTGATAAAAGAATTGCCTTTGGCAGATATGGTCGTCGGAGCCGTTTTAATTCCGGGTGGCAAGGCCCCCACTATTGTCACACGAGATATGCTCAAACTCATGAAGAAGGGCTCGCTCATTATTGATGTGGCAGTGGATCAAGGTGGCTGTGTGGAAACTTCGCGTCCAACAACACACGAAGAACCGACCTATGTTGTTGATGGCGTTTTGCATTATTGTGTAAGCAATATGCCAGGTGCCGTAGCTCTCACATCGAGTCAAGCACTTTCTGCTCAAACGCTACCTTACATAAAAATGATTGCTGATCTTGGTCTCGAAAAAGCTTTAGAATCGAACTCCGCATTACGCCGAGCTGTTAATTTGAGTAAGGGCCAAATTATTCATCCAGCGCTCAAGCTATAA
- a CDS encoding BatA domain-containing protein: MQFIHTSLLFGLLAILIPILIHLFQKQKPKTVSIPTFHFIEQALIESSSSRKIKSSFLLFLRMLLIALPVLLLAQPYLPGVNAELEKKHIIIIDNSYYSAQGQQLQEAKDKAQEIIKNLPEGSMLKLVSVNNYNKEFTYIHEDVIEEVKSLSPNSALIDFNKFIKRLDKKDDSLRFHCISDLNAHAWKNQVPTQDNITFHTLKKRRFNNYIQSLKHPDFFILNQVATFEVTLAGDSPLAGLKVHLYEDDQIIQSRTVPLSQSSSISLKFNYTPSSENFKLYFKLDVDDKFQEDNHYYFVGKSSPQKKLFIFDQASRDELSPGLIAQLALEQNSYFEISRSDLHKLSLDGDIYFFSGLSQLKEADWNKIDQLSEMEKIIILWPMDSDDPENLSPRILPIFRSNMSPEISMSRLFSQDAKLRDFNQELAEITLPQTFLLERSNTQKSFLSSFDKRDLVSSTQYKKARLVFSGLSVSPELINSNFLAPLIHAITRSQTDLGSYNLSVGQNIGIETAKALVMSNPEGIKEDIAPSEKFYNKTLISGFYDLSNEQSYAVNLERPVGINSYLDQPNNENSDESESRGFYISSSVMTLILLIVLLSVNIVELRLTRKESA; this comes from the coding sequence ATGCAGTTTATTCACACCTCGTTACTGTTTGGTTTATTAGCCATACTTATACCTATTTTGATTCATTTGTTTCAAAAGCAGAAGCCCAAGACTGTCTCGATCCCAACTTTTCACTTTATTGAGCAAGCCTTAATCGAGAGTTCTTCTTCACGTAAAATAAAATCCTCCTTTTTACTCTTTTTGCGCATGCTGCTTATTGCCCTGCCCGTATTGCTCCTGGCTCAACCGTATTTACCTGGAGTTAATGCTGAGCTGGAGAAAAAGCATATCATCATCATTGATAATTCTTATTACTCCGCTCAAGGACAACAGCTACAAGAAGCCAAAGACAAAGCTCAAGAGATTATCAAAAATCTTCCTGAAGGAAGTATGCTTAAGCTCGTCAGCGTTAATAATTATAACAAGGAATTTACCTATATTCACGAAGATGTGATCGAAGAAGTAAAGTCCCTAAGTCCAAACAGCGCACTTATTGACTTTAATAAGTTCATCAAAAGGCTCGATAAAAAAGATGATTCACTACGTTTTCATTGTATAAGCGATCTCAATGCACACGCTTGGAAAAATCAAGTCCCCACTCAAGACAACATCACTTTCCACACCTTAAAAAAGAGACGTTTTAATAATTACATTCAAAGCCTTAAGCACCCAGATTTCTTCATTCTCAATCAAGTTGCGACTTTTGAAGTCACCCTAGCTGGCGATAGCCCTTTAGCAGGTTTGAAAGTTCATCTCTACGAAGATGATCAAATCATTCAGTCCCGCACGGTGCCCCTCAGCCAAAGTTCTTCAATAAGCCTTAAGTTCAATTACACCCCAAGTTCCGAAAATTTTAAGTTGTACTTCAAGTTAGATGTGGATGATAAATTCCAGGAAGATAACCACTACTACTTTGTGGGAAAATCTTCACCTCAGAAAAAACTCTTCATTTTTGATCAAGCCAGCCGTGACGAATTAAGTCCTGGTCTCATTGCTCAACTAGCCCTCGAACAAAATTCGTATTTTGAGATCAGTCGCTCGGACCTCCATAAACTTTCTCTCGATGGTGATATTTATTTTTTCTCTGGCCTCAGTCAATTAAAAGAAGCCGATTGGAACAAGATCGATCAGCTCAGCGAAATGGAAAAGATCATCATTTTATGGCCGATGGACTCCGACGATCCCGAAAACTTGAGCCCACGAATTCTTCCCATTTTCAGAAGCAATATGAGCCCCGAAATAAGTATGAGTCGACTGTTTAGCCAAGACGCAAAACTCAGAGATTTTAATCAAGAACTCGCCGAGATCACCCTGCCTCAAACTTTTTTACTCGAGCGTTCAAATACTCAAAAAAGTTTCCTCAGTAGCTTTGATAAACGTGACCTAGTTTCATCGACTCAATACAAAAAAGCACGCCTCGTTTTCAGTGGTCTTAGTGTGAGTCCCGAACTCATCAATTCCAACTTTTTGGCTCCTCTCATCCATGCAATCACTAGATCCCAGACTGATTTAGGAAGCTATAATTTAAGCGTGGGTCAGAATATCGGCATCGAGACCGCAAAAGCACTTGTGATGTCCAACCCCGAAGGGATTAAAGAAGACATTGCTCCCAGTGAAAAATTTTATAACAAAACTTTAATAAGTGGCTTCTACGACTTAAGCAATGAGCAATCCTATGCAGTTAACTTAGAGCGCCCTGTAGGAATCAACTCCTACCTCGATCAGCCCAATAATGAAAACTCTGACGAAAGTGAATCTCGTGGTTTTTATATCTCCAGCTCTGTGATGACGCTCATTTTACTCATCGTTCTC